Proteins from one Catenuloplanes atrovinosus genomic window:
- a CDS encoding CYTH and CHAD domain-containing protein, producing MLEEERKYEVSPDFDLPDLTGALPSGGRVVAKEPKVLTATYFDTEDLRLARAGVSLRFRKGDDQPWTVKLPADVPGTRHEISRGGKKAKTPPEEMSALVTPYARGGELAPAVVVRSARRAYLLQAGDGTTLAELDDDTVEVLDGEKVRSTFREVEVERAGGDPALLDELESLLVKAGATAGTFTPKHARAMGAAASAAPDLVPPGTLPEAPTAGDVVTAAIRDGIGRILAHDPLVRLGQPLPDGDTAVHQMRVGCRRLRSDLRTFGALVKTSWARTLRDELGWIAGVLGAARDAEVLRDRLRRTAALDALAPLDAKAVDRLDARLEKRQRKALDALDAALRTPRYRKLVDLLVEAAREPQLSADAGAPATEVLPRLVSRPWDVLVNGGKGVAGAAELHAGDSDERWHGVRISGKRARYAVEAVAPVLGGQAAALGKALSKVQNLLGEHQDAAMAAQTWLDLAAEKPDDHDMAVTAGRLAERERAIIHAVRGAFPAAWENAAQPKKTAWLR from the coding sequence ATGCTGGAGGAAGAACGTAAGTACGAGGTGTCTCCGGACTTCGACCTGCCCGACCTGACCGGTGCGCTGCCCTCCGGCGGGCGGGTCGTGGCGAAGGAGCCGAAGGTCCTGACCGCCACCTACTTCGACACCGAGGATCTGCGACTGGCCCGGGCCGGCGTGTCGCTGCGCTTCCGCAAGGGCGACGACCAGCCCTGGACCGTGAAGCTGCCGGCCGACGTGCCGGGCACGCGGCACGAGATCTCCCGCGGGGGCAAGAAGGCGAAGACGCCGCCGGAGGAGATGTCCGCGCTGGTCACGCCGTACGCGCGGGGAGGCGAGCTGGCACCGGCCGTGGTCGTCCGCAGCGCGCGCCGGGCGTACCTGCTCCAGGCCGGCGACGGCACCACGCTGGCCGAGCTGGACGACGACACCGTGGAGGTGCTGGACGGCGAGAAGGTCCGGTCCACGTTCCGCGAGGTCGAGGTGGAGCGCGCGGGCGGCGACCCGGCGCTGCTCGACGAGCTGGAATCGCTGCTGGTCAAGGCCGGCGCCACGGCCGGCACGTTCACGCCCAAGCACGCACGGGCGATGGGCGCGGCGGCGAGCGCGGCGCCGGACCTGGTGCCGCCGGGCACGCTGCCGGAGGCGCCGACCGCCGGCGACGTGGTGACCGCCGCGATCCGGGACGGCATCGGGCGCATCCTGGCGCACGACCCGCTGGTCCGGCTCGGGCAGCCGCTGCCGGACGGCGACACGGCCGTGCACCAGATGCGGGTCGGCTGCCGCCGGCTCCGCAGCGACCTGCGCACGTTCGGCGCGCTGGTGAAGACGTCCTGGGCCCGTACGCTCCGGGACGAGCTGGGCTGGATCGCCGGCGTGCTCGGCGCCGCCCGCGACGCCGAGGTGCTGCGCGACCGGCTGCGCCGCACGGCCGCGCTCGACGCGCTGGCGCCGCTGGACGCCAAGGCCGTGGACCGGCTCGACGCACGGCTGGAGAAGCGGCAGCGCAAGGCGCTGGACGCGCTGGACGCGGCGCTGCGCACGCCGCGCTACCGCAAGCTCGTCGACCTGCTGGTCGAGGCCGCCCGCGAGCCGCAGCTGTCCGCCGACGCGGGCGCGCCCGCGACCGAGGTGCTGCCCCGGCTGGTGTCCCGCCCGTGGGACGTGCTGGTCAACGGCGGCAAGGGCGTGGCCGGCGCGGCCGAGCTGCACGCCGGCGACTCGGACGAGCGCTGGCACGGCGTCCGGATCAGCGGCAAGCGGGCCCGGTACGCGGTCGAGGCGGTCGCGCCGGTGCTCGGCGGGCAGGCCGCCGCGCTCGGCAAGGCGCTCTCCAAGGTGCAGAATCTGCTCGGTGAGCACCAGGACGCCGCGATGGCCGCGCAGACCTGGCTGGACCTGGCGGCCGAGAAGCCGGATGATCATGACATGGCAGTGACCGCGGGCCGCTTGGCCGAACGGGAGCGCGCGATTATCCACGCCGTTCGCGGGGCATTCCCCGCGGCGTGGGAGAACGCGGCACAACCCAAGAAGACCGCTTGGCTCCGCTGA
- a CDS encoding RNA degradosome polyphosphate kinase, whose product MNTAPATVRRRGPDGRFIRADVPAARVEAPPSEDHVPLRAGNDSSADEAGSPETTDVAEVAAMTQDQLSDTTTDVPPVEEMPIEDLLGTEPVMDDSLPEDRFLNRELSWLDFNARVLTLAEDPDTRLLERAKFLAIFASNLDEFYMVRIAGLMRRIQAGIPVRGGDQVPLRTQLRMILEKTAGLVARHAACFSDEVQPKLAAEGIHLVHWADLDDTEREELRTYFREHIFPVLTPLAVDHAHPFPYISSRSLNLAVSVKSPDNGQELFARVKVPNNVPRFVVVNSAGGNARFLPVEDLISVHLDQLFSGMQVVECHLFRVTRNAELEVDEDRDEDLLKALERELAQRRFGPPVRLEVAASISDHMLEVLVRELDVDSHDVLRVPGLLDMSALWQIYGAVDRPDLKDRPFVPATHPRLIDGEVPRSIFASLRDGDVLVHHPYHAFSTSVQRFIEQAAADPNVLAIKQTLYRTSGDSPIVDALVEAAGAGKQVVVLVELKARFDEQANIGWARKLERAGCHVVYGLVGLKTHCKTALVVRQEGAQIRRYCHIGTGNYHPKTARLYEDFGLLTADPEVGADVTDLFNVLTGYSRQTSYRRLLVAPHGVRAGLIERIDRQIARAQRGLPTLIQIKVNSLVDEEFIDALYRASRAGVRIEVVVRGMCALRPGVPGLSENIRVRSIVGRFLEHSRIFRFGPGPSSADVEAGRYEEPAEFWIGSADMMHRNLDRRVEALVQVTDPVAARELETVLRISMSDECEGFDLRPDGTWVRRISTLDKPLTHLQSVLLRRTIRSNG is encoded by the coding sequence GTGAACACCGCGCCAGCCACCGTCCGACGCCGAGGGCCGGATGGGAGATTCATTCGCGCCGATGTTCCTGCTGCTAGAGTCGAGGCACCGCCCAGCGAGGATCATGTCCCGCTGCGCGCGGGCAACGACTCCTCCGCCGACGAAGCCGGATCGCCCGAGACGACCGACGTTGCAGAGGTGGCCGCCATGACCCAGGACCAGCTGTCCGACACCACGACCGACGTGCCGCCGGTCGAGGAGATGCCGATAGAGGACCTGCTCGGCACCGAACCGGTCATGGACGACTCGCTGCCGGAGGACCGCTTCCTCAACCGTGAGCTCTCCTGGCTGGACTTCAACGCCCGGGTGCTGACGCTGGCCGAGGACCCGGACACCCGTCTGCTGGAGCGCGCCAAGTTCCTGGCCATCTTCGCCAGCAACCTGGACGAGTTCTACATGGTGCGGATCGCCGGGCTGATGCGGCGCATACAGGCCGGCATCCCGGTCCGCGGCGGCGATCAGGTGCCGCTGCGCACCCAGTTGCGGATGATCCTGGAGAAGACGGCCGGCCTGGTGGCCCGGCACGCGGCGTGCTTCAGCGACGAGGTCCAGCCGAAGCTCGCGGCCGAGGGCATCCACCTGGTGCACTGGGCGGACCTGGACGACACCGAGCGCGAGGAACTGCGCACGTACTTCCGGGAGCACATCTTCCCGGTGCTCACGCCGCTGGCCGTGGACCACGCGCACCCGTTCCCGTACATCTCCTCACGCTCGCTGAACCTGGCGGTCTCGGTGAAGTCGCCGGACAACGGGCAGGAGCTGTTCGCCCGGGTCAAGGTGCCGAACAACGTGCCGCGGTTCGTGGTGGTGAACTCCGCCGGCGGCAACGCGCGCTTCCTGCCGGTCGAGGACCTGATCTCGGTGCACCTGGACCAGCTGTTCTCCGGCATGCAGGTGGTCGAGTGCCACCTGTTCCGGGTGACCCGCAACGCGGAGCTGGAGGTCGACGAGGACCGGGACGAGGACCTGCTCAAGGCGCTGGAGCGGGAGCTGGCGCAGCGCCGGTTCGGCCCACCGGTGCGGCTGGAGGTGGCCGCGTCCATCTCCGACCACATGCTGGAGGTGCTGGTCCGCGAGCTGGACGTGGACAGCCACGACGTGCTGCGCGTGCCGGGCCTGCTGGACATGTCCGCGCTCTGGCAGATCTACGGCGCGGTGGACCGGCCCGATCTGAAGGACCGGCCGTTCGTGCCGGCCACCCACCCGCGGCTGATCGACGGCGAGGTGCCGCGCAGCATCTTCGCCTCGCTGCGGGACGGCGACGTGCTGGTGCACCACCCGTACCACGCGTTCTCCACCAGCGTGCAGCGATTCATCGAGCAGGCCGCGGCCGACCCGAACGTGCTGGCGATCAAGCAGACGCTGTACCGCACCAGCGGCGACTCCCCCATCGTGGACGCGCTGGTGGAGGCCGCCGGCGCGGGCAAGCAGGTGGTGGTGCTGGTCGAGCTGAAGGCGCGCTTCGACGAGCAGGCGAACATCGGCTGGGCGCGGAAGCTGGAGCGGGCCGGCTGCCACGTGGTCTACGGCCTGGTCGGTCTCAAGACCCACTGCAAGACCGCGCTGGTGGTACGGCAGGAGGGCGCGCAGATCCGCCGCTACTGCCACATCGGCACCGGCAACTACCACCCGAAGACCGCGCGGCTGTACGAGGACTTCGGCCTGCTGACCGCGGACCCGGAGGTGGGCGCGGACGTCACCGACCTGTTCAACGTGCTGACCGGGTACAGCCGGCAGACGTCGTACCGGCGGCTGCTGGTGGCACCGCACGGCGTGCGCGCCGGCCTGATCGAGCGCATCGACCGGCAGATCGCGCGCGCCCAGCGCGGCCTCCCCACGCTCATCCAGATCAAGGTGAACTCGCTGGTCGACGAGGAGTTCATCGACGCGCTCTACCGCGCGTCGCGGGCCGGCGTCCGGATCGAGGTGGTGGTGCGCGGCATGTGCGCGCTCCGCCCCGGCGTGCCCGGCCTGTCGGAGAACATCCGGGTCCGGTCGATCGTGGGCCGGTTCCTGGAGCACTCGCGGATCTTCCGGTTCGGTCCCGGCCCGTCGTCCGCGGACGTGGAGGCCGGCCGGTACGAGGAGCCCGCCGAGTTCTGGATCGGCTCCGCGGACATGATGCACCGGAACCTGGACCGCCGCGTCGAGGCGCTGGTGCAGGTGACCGACCCGGTCGCCGCCCGCGAGTTGGAGACTGTGCTGCGAATCTCGATGAGCGACGAGTGCGAGGGCTTCGACCTGCGGCCGGACGGCACCTGGGTGCGACGGATCTCCACACTGGACAAGCCGCTTACCCACCTGCAGTCCGTGCTGCTCAGGCGCACGATCCGGTCCAACGGCTGA
- a CDS encoding cold-shock protein: MQGTVARFDEETHHGTVLLDDGSEVAFGADAFAASGLRLLRLGQRMTIARDERGEVISITFPGLT; the protein is encoded by the coding sequence ATGCAGGGGACCGTTGCGCGCTTCGACGAAGAGACCCACCACGGGACGGTGCTGCTGGACGACGGGAGCGAGGTGGCCTTCGGGGCGGACGCGTTCGCCGCGTCGGGGCTGCGGCTGCTGCGGCTCGGCCAGCGGATGACGATCGCCCGTGACGAGCGGGGAGAGGTAATCTCGATCACCTTTCCCGGCCTGACCTGA
- the cofC gene encoding 2-phospho-L-lactate guanylyltransferase → MQTWSVVIPVKPVSVGKSRLRGAVPEDAHERLALALARDTVAAVLACPEVGEVLVVTDDPVVAGVVTALGARVAPDAPAAGLNPAIRYGESGLPARSWRAALTADLPALRPEELGAALRAASVAPERRRFASDAPGVGTVLLTAPPGVPLDPRFGGPSAAAHAASGAVPLTGDWPSLRRDVDTGADLSAAHRLGVGAHTSALVAAPCGPGSIPC, encoded by the coding sequence GTGCAGACGTGGTCGGTCGTCATCCCGGTCAAGCCGGTGTCGGTGGGCAAGAGCCGGCTGCGCGGCGCGGTCCCGGAGGACGCGCACGAGCGCCTGGCGCTGGCGCTCGCCCGGGACACCGTGGCCGCGGTGCTGGCCTGCCCGGAGGTGGGCGAGGTGCTGGTGGTCACGGACGATCCGGTGGTGGCCGGCGTGGTGACCGCGCTCGGCGCCCGGGTCGCGCCGGACGCGCCGGCCGCCGGCCTCAACCCCGCCATCCGGTACGGCGAGAGTGGCCTGCCCGCCCGGTCGTGGCGCGCCGCGCTCACCGCCGACCTGCCCGCGCTGCGCCCGGAGGAGCTGGGCGCGGCGCTGCGCGCGGCGTCGGTGGCGCCGGAGCGGCGCCGGTTCGCCTCGGACGCGCCCGGCGTCGGCACCGTGCTGCTGACCGCGCCGCCCGGCGTGCCGCTGGACCCGCGCTTCGGCGGGCCGTCCGCGGCCGCGCACGCCGCGTCCGGCGCGGTGCCGCTCACCGGCGACTGGCCGAGCCTGCGGCGGGACGTGGACACCGGCGCGGACCTGTCCGCCGCGCACCGCCTGGGTGTCGGCGCGCACACGAGTGCCCTGGTCGCGGCGCCGTGCGGACCGGGGTCCATACCCTGCTGA
- a CDS encoding lysophospholipid acyltransferase family protein, which yields MAPRRLGFWQTLAAWIVIPTMHVWTRPTWRGAEHLPKDRGFILVVNHSSHFDPLPVADFVYCNGVWPRFLGKASIFRIPVVGAWLKEIKQVPVERGTLDAARSVEVLVAAVREGGAVVVYPEGTTTRQPDLWPMRGKTGAARIALITGAPVIPVAQWGAHRVFDPRDGKFRFGLRMPVTVVAGPPLNLSRWAGVEPTRAVLDEITDTMMLAIRDLLAEIRGGTPPPLWQYSAAPRGGRAGAASEPAPSAGEREGQA from the coding sequence GTGGCACCGCGCAGACTCGGGTTCTGGCAGACGCTGGCCGCGTGGATCGTGATACCCACCATGCACGTCTGGACGCGGCCCACCTGGCGCGGCGCCGAGCACCTGCCCAAGGATCGCGGGTTCATCCTGGTGGTCAACCACTCCTCGCACTTCGACCCGCTGCCGGTCGCCGACTTCGTCTACTGCAACGGCGTCTGGCCGCGCTTCCTCGGCAAGGCGAGCATCTTCCGCATCCCGGTGGTCGGCGCCTGGCTGAAGGAGATCAAGCAGGTCCCGGTCGAGCGTGGCACCCTGGACGCGGCCCGTTCGGTGGAGGTCCTGGTGGCGGCCGTCCGCGAGGGCGGCGCCGTGGTCGTCTACCCGGAGGGCACCACCACTCGGCAGCCGGACCTGTGGCCGATGCGCGGCAAGACCGGCGCGGCCCGGATCGCGCTGATCACCGGCGCGCCGGTGATCCCGGTCGCGCAGTGGGGGGCACACCGGGTGTTCGACCCGCGGGACGGGAAGTTCCGGTTCGGCCTCCGCATGCCGGTGACCGTGGTGGCCGGCCCGCCGCTCAACCTGAGCCGGTGGGCGGGCGTGGAACCGACCCGCGCCGTGCTGGACGAGATCACCGACACGATGATGCTGGCGATCCGGGACCTGCTGGCGGAGATCCGCGGTGGCACCCCGCCGCCGCTGTGGCAGTACTCGGCCGCGCCGCGTGGCGGGCGGGCCGGGGCGGCGAGCGAGCCCGCGCCGAGCGCGGGCGAGCGGGAGGGACAGGCCTGA
- a CDS encoding NAD(P)H-dependent glycerol-3-phosphate dehydrogenase, with translation MRAAVLGAGSWGTAFAKVLADAGTDVTMWARRKEVADSIRDARVNPDYFSGTRLPERITATAHAGEAIEGADLVVLAVPSQTLRGNLAEWASHLAPDASLVSLMKGIELSTTKRMSEVIVEASGVAADRVVVVTGPNLAPEIMLEQPAATVVACTDLDRAKLVQKAVTAPYLRPYTNTDVIGCELGGAVKNVIALAYGVAIAMGLGDNTRATLITRGLAETLRLGVALGADPLTFAGLAGLGDLVATCSSPFSRNRTFGEHLGRGETLEEAQASTRQTAEGVKSCLGIRDLAREHGVDMPITEQVERICHEGVSPTVAMHALMNRELQHEVR, from the coding sequence ATGCGGGCAGCCGTGCTGGGCGCGGGTTCGTGGGGAACCGCGTTCGCGAAGGTGCTGGCGGACGCGGGCACCGACGTGACGATGTGGGCGCGCCGGAAGGAGGTGGCCGACTCGATCCGCGACGCGCGGGTCAACCCGGACTACTTCTCCGGCACGCGGCTGCCGGAGCGGATCACCGCCACCGCGCACGCGGGCGAGGCGATCGAGGGCGCGGACCTGGTCGTGCTCGCGGTGCCGTCGCAGACGCTGCGCGGCAACCTCGCGGAGTGGGCGAGCCACCTCGCGCCGGACGCGTCGCTGGTGTCGCTGATGAAGGGCATCGAGCTGAGCACCACGAAGCGGATGAGCGAGGTCATCGTGGAGGCCTCCGGCGTGGCCGCGGACCGCGTGGTGGTGGTCACCGGGCCGAACCTGGCGCCGGAGATCATGCTGGAGCAGCCGGCCGCGACCGTGGTGGCCTGCACCGACCTGGACCGGGCGAAGCTGGTGCAGAAGGCGGTCACCGCGCCGTACCTGCGGCCGTACACGAACACCGACGTGATCGGCTGCGAACTGGGCGGCGCGGTGAAGAACGTGATCGCGCTCGCCTACGGCGTGGCCATCGCGATGGGCCTGGGCGACAACACCCGGGCCACGCTGATCACCCGCGGCCTGGCCGAGACGCTGCGGCTGGGCGTGGCGCTCGGCGCCGACCCGCTGACCTTCGCGGGCCTGGCCGGGCTCGGCGACCTGGTCGCCACCTGCTCGTCGCCGTTCTCCCGGAACCGTACGTTCGGCGAGCACCTGGGCCGCGGTGAGACGCTGGAGGAGGCGCAGGCCTCCACCCGGCAGACCGCCGAGGGCGTGAAGAGCTGCCTGGGCATCCGCGACCTGGCCCGCGAGCACGGCGTGGACATGCCGATCACCGAGCAGGTCGAGCGGATCTGCCACGAGGGCGTCTCGCCGACGGTGGCGATGCACGCGCTGATGAACCGCGAGCTACAGCATGAGGTCCGGTGA
- a CDS encoding cystathionine gamma-lyase, giving the protein MHGGDGTRVVHAGLPAPVPGEPFLPGPVFAAPYHLDPVAGPAAAADGYGRPDNRTRRALEDAIGTLEGGDCRVFASGQAAITAALLTVLRPGDAVLLPSDGYYAVRAFAAGTLAELGVDVRTAPTAGPYPSFDGVRLVLLETPANPSLDVCDVRALAEAAHAAGALVAVDNTAATPLGQRPLDLGADLVVASGTKALTGHSDLLLGYVAARDEALLARLTTWRAQTGGVPGAFDCWLAHRSLGTLDLRLARQTANAAALAPMLAAHPAVTGVRWPGLPGDPAYAIARAQLRRVPGLIGFDLGSEERVAAFLSRSRLVFAATSFGGLHTSADRRAQWGDDTTPGFVRLSCGVEDPDDLLEDVKTALDG; this is encoded by the coding sequence GTGCACGGTGGAGACGGCACCCGTGTGGTGCATGCGGGGCTGCCCGCGCCGGTGCCGGGGGAGCCGTTCCTGCCGGGGCCGGTGTTCGCGGCGCCGTACCACCTGGATCCGGTGGCCGGCCCGGCCGCGGCGGCGGACGGCTACGGCCGCCCGGACAACCGCACTCGGCGGGCGCTGGAGGACGCGATCGGCACGCTGGAGGGCGGTGACTGCCGGGTCTTCGCGTCCGGCCAGGCCGCGATCACGGCGGCGCTGCTGACCGTGCTGCGGCCGGGCGACGCGGTGCTGCTGCCGTCGGACGGCTACTACGCGGTGCGCGCGTTCGCCGCCGGCACGCTCGCGGAGTTGGGCGTGGACGTGCGGACCGCGCCGACCGCGGGGCCGTACCCGTCGTTCGACGGCGTCAGGCTGGTGCTGCTGGAGACGCCGGCGAACCCGAGCCTGGACGTGTGCGACGTGCGCGCGCTCGCGGAGGCCGCGCACGCGGCCGGCGCGCTGGTCGCGGTGGACAACACGGCCGCCACCCCGCTCGGCCAGCGACCGCTCGACCTGGGCGCGGACCTGGTGGTGGCGTCCGGCACCAAGGCGCTGACCGGCCACTCCGACCTGCTGCTCGGCTACGTGGCCGCGCGCGACGAGGCGCTGCTGGCGCGGCTGACCACCTGGCGCGCGCAGACCGGTGGCGTGCCCGGCGCGTTCGACTGCTGGCTGGCGCACCGCTCGCTGGGCACGCTGGACCTGCGCCTGGCCCGGCAGACCGCGAACGCGGCCGCGCTCGCGCCGATGCTGGCCGCGCACCCGGCGGTGACCGGCGTGCGCTGGCCCGGGCTGCCCGGCGACCCGGCGTACGCGATCGCGCGCGCCCAGCTGCGCCGCGTTCCCGGCCTGATCGGCTTCGATCTGGGCAGTGAGGAGCGGGTGGCCGCGTTCCTGAGCCGGTCCAGGCTGGTCTTCGCGGCCACGTCGTTCGGCGGGCTGCACACGTCCGCGGACCGGCGGGCGCAGTGGGGCGACGACACCACGCCCGGCTTCGTGCGTCTCTCCTGCGGCGTGGAGGACCCGGACGACCTGCTGGAAGACGTGAAGACGGCTCTGGACGGTTAG
- a CDS encoding ATP-binding protein — protein sequence MGGWRERSHGRRGALVVAGIVLAAGLIVMAGTAWALHRRDAAAAERIMDQRTSLAQSAVTVETRRYVDLLRTAAAGLGEASELDARTFQDGTAPLAGTALPGATSVVLVAPVPAGDVAAAQARWRRLGAGGITLTPVPGSSEHLFTIFSRTLDGGVAPELGVDLTRAAEPTAALAASRRTGLATVSDAYVLLRDQGLPAEQRQRSFVFATPIHRGGAFLGWLVMGMRGQDFLGEVLAAAGQELLGGSLSATDGSGMPTTVATLPAPGEPDLHRESTVEVADRRWTLTTMADSTQLPGGHSALPLTTGLTGSAIVLLLAGLIYVLSTGRARAEARVVAATAELRQAEREARRQSGLLAAVMNSIGDGVGVVNEHGEFLLHNRAARALLGVEHDIAGLAGWQAHYGIFRPDGSPFPAEQLPLARALAGEPSDGVEMVIRNAARPDGVLISVDGRPLDPAAGQRGAVAVFRDITALRRYEADLAAFAGVVAHDLKSPLAIVSGHCEAADEILADVLAEPPGGADKGAWRPAVDEARDAIGQAVGGVQRMGALIDDLLAYTTARDAPLRLRAVDLGALVAEVVADRTSRAAVGDRPAPRIFVGDLPEVIADAGMLRRVLDNLIGNSVKYVRPGTAAHVDVTATADPVGWAHIQVADRGIGIPDAHKPHVFDSFHRAHEGTGYAGTGLGLAICRRIVERHGGAVAVEDNPGGGTRISFTLPLATTLNGPVPSPHRVGERVSS from the coding sequence GTGGGTGGATGGCGCGAGCGGTCGCACGGGCGCCGGGGCGCGCTGGTGGTGGCCGGGATCGTGCTGGCCGCCGGGCTGATCGTGATGGCCGGCACCGCCTGGGCGCTGCACCGGCGGGACGCCGCGGCGGCCGAACGGATCATGGATCAGCGCACCTCGCTCGCGCAGTCCGCGGTGACCGTGGAGACCCGGCGGTACGTCGACCTGCTGCGCACCGCCGCGGCCGGCCTGGGCGAGGCGTCCGAGCTGGACGCGCGCACGTTCCAGGACGGCACCGCACCGCTGGCCGGGACCGCGCTGCCCGGCGCCACCTCGGTGGTCCTCGTCGCGCCGGTGCCGGCCGGCGACGTGGCGGCGGCGCAGGCGCGCTGGCGGCGGCTCGGCGCGGGCGGGATCACGCTCACGCCGGTGCCGGGCAGCAGCGAGCACCTGTTCACGATCTTCTCCCGCACACTGGACGGCGGGGTCGCACCCGAGCTCGGTGTGGACCTCACCCGGGCCGCGGAGCCGACCGCGGCGCTGGCCGCGTCCCGGCGTACCGGGCTGGCCACGGTCTCCGACGCGTACGTGCTGCTGCGCGATCAGGGCCTTCCGGCCGAACAGCGGCAGCGGTCGTTCGTGTTCGCCACGCCGATCCATCGGGGCGGCGCGTTCCTCGGCTGGCTGGTGATGGGCATGCGCGGTCAGGACTTCCTCGGCGAGGTGCTGGCCGCGGCCGGTCAGGAACTGCTCGGCGGCAGCCTGTCCGCCACCGACGGCTCCGGCATGCCGACCACGGTCGCCACGCTGCCCGCGCCCGGCGAGCCGGACCTGCACCGGGAGAGCACGGTCGAGGTCGCCGACCGCCGCTGGACGCTGACCACCATGGCCGACTCGACGCAGCTGCCCGGTGGCCACAGCGCGCTGCCGCTCACCACCGGCCTGACCGGGAGCGCGATCGTGCTGCTGCTGGCCGGCCTGATCTACGTGCTCTCCACCGGCCGGGCGCGCGCCGAGGCCCGCGTGGTGGCCGCGACCGCGGAGCTGCGCCAGGCCGAGCGCGAGGCGCGCCGGCAGTCCGGCCTGCTGGCGGCCGTGATGAACAGCATCGGCGACGGCGTCGGCGTGGTGAACGAGCACGGCGAGTTCCTGCTGCACAACCGCGCGGCCCGGGCGCTGCTCGGGGTGGAGCACGACATCGCCGGGCTGGCCGGCTGGCAGGCGCACTACGGCATCTTCCGGCCGGACGGCAGCCCGTTCCCGGCCGAGCAGCTCCCGCTGGCCCGCGCGCTGGCCGGCGAGCCGTCGGACGGCGTGGAGATGGTCATCCGCAACGCGGCCCGGCCGGACGGCGTGCTGATCAGCGTGGACGGCCGCCCGCTGGACCCGGCGGCCGGCCAGCGCGGCGCGGTCGCGGTCTTCCGGGACATCACGGCGCTGCGCCGGTACGAGGCCGACCTCGCCGCGTTCGCCGGGGTGGTCGCGCACGACCTGAAGTCCCCGCTGGCCATCGTCTCCGGGCACTGCGAGGCGGCCGACGAGATCCTCGCGGACGTGCTGGCGGAGCCGCCCGGCGGCGCGGACAAGGGCGCGTGGCGGCCCGCGGTGGACGAGGCGCGCGACGCGATCGGCCAGGCGGTGGGCGGCGTGCAGCGGATGGGGGCGCTGATCGACGACCTGCTGGCGTACACCACGGCCCGGGACGCGCCGCTGCGGCTGCGCGCCGTGGACCTGGGCGCGCTGGTGGCCGAGGTGGTGGCGGACCGGACCAGCCGGGCGGCGGTCGGCGACCGGCCCGCGCCGCGCATCTTCGTCGGCGACCTGCCCGAGGTGATCGCGGACGCCGGCATGCTGCGCCGGGTGCTGGACAACCTGATCGGCAACTCGGTGAAGTACGTGCGCCCGGGCACGGCCGCGCACGTGGACGTGACCGCCACCGCGGACCCGGTCGGGTGGGCGCACATCCAGGTGGCGGACCGGGGCATCGGCATCCCGGACGCGCACAAGCCGCACGTGTTCGACAGTTTCCACCGCGCGCACGAGGGCACCGGGTACGCCGGAACCGGCCTGGGCCTGGCCATCTGCCGCCGGATCGTGGAGCGGCACGGCGGCGCGGTCGCGGTCGAGGACAACCCCGGCGGCGGTACGCGCATCTCGTTCACGCTGCCGCTCGCCACCACGCTGAACGGCCCGGTGCCGTCCCCGCACCGGGTGGGCGAGCGGGTGTCCTCGTGA